In Conger conger chromosome 12, fConCon1.1, whole genome shotgun sequence, one DNA window encodes the following:
- the pja2 gene encoding E3 ubiquitin-protein ligase Praja-2 isoform X2: MGQESGKSAWPKPAGGYQTITGRRYGRRHAYVSFRPSLARHRKASKENHEDWQEMEMNNVDGENAISSKGNLSSMLQAIFPVTNNSVHPEVNGPGLSPDAPRKQPAADPSVFSYRKLKGEQAMACDSEPSSGSSKSSEACAWPAFEDEDSNPSNGSLLSFVNIDSYEPDSSDAEDDGLSADPSLGLQKRLDDMICELGKEFDYLSGLQSYLYTKSCEEPKAPQKDGGELRPDASAFHRSTSEGEEAAGAAHHPGDGPGKPDQSVASVSPDGLKSPDCRRDEAEAEMVVRPKIRKQTSEGHLEKRKCSQPEARHPLARQQGGSKCGSAPPFFLTQTERPRNEFLFDFPLTDFKASESKPLKVQREDLDSYCRRKPDTEDKFWENLEDFDEKCVSLMKGDNSSECSEGEWSASWTSDSGLEKEPGSSEGSWETLPGLEEPELHSNSSSLEDVPELNFVPEDQTPLEEGEIPWLSYQEETDSSSDEDPEGAGSRFVHPGLFMLDGNNNFEDDSSVSEDFEADWRLLDDFGDGLGMAQAISYVDPQLLAYMALEERLAQAMEAALAHLESLAIDVEQAHPPATEDVIDSLPQITVLEDHYGQDQCCAICCCEYVKDEITTELPCHHIFHKICVTLWLRKSGTCPVCRHVLSPALPDAPVPTSFVSDHDTPPSNHSAAGTR; the protein is encoded by the exons aTGGGTCAGGAATCAGGCAAGTCTGCCTGGCCCAAACCAGCTGGAGGCTATCAGACGATCACGGGGAGGAGATACGGCAGGAGACATGCATATGTTAGCTTTCGGCCGTCGTTGGCCAGACACAGAAAAGCATCCAAAGAGAACCACGAGGACTGGCAGGAAATGGAGATGAACAATGTGGATGGCGAGAATGCTATAT CTTCAAAAGGAAACCTTTCTTCAATGCTCCAAGCCATCTTCCCCGTGACCAACAATTCGGTTCACCCAGAAGTGAACGGGCCAGGGCTGAGCCCGGACGCCCCCAGGAAGCAGCCGGCCGCGGACCCCTCCGTCTTCAGCTACAGGAAGCTGAAGGGCGAGCAGGCCATGGCCTGCGACTCGGAGCCTTCGTCTGGCTCCAGTAAGAGCTCGGAGGCCTGCGCGTGGCCCGCCTTCGAGGACGAGGACAGTAACCCGTCCAACGGCAGCCTGCTGAGCTTTGTAAATATTGACTCTTACGAGCCGGACAGCAGCGACGCGGAGGATGACGGGCTGAGTGCCGACCCCTCGCTGGGCCTGCAGAAAAGGCTGGACGATATGATCTGCGAACTGGGAAAGGAGTTTGACTACCTCAGCGGTTTGCAGTCTTACTTGTATACAAAGTCGTGCGAGGAGCCAAAGGCCCCCCAGAAGGACGGCGGCGAGCTGAGGCCGGACGCCTCGGCCTTTCACAGGAGCACCTCCGAGGGCGAGGAGGCCGCCGGCGCGGCGCACCACCCCGGCGACGGGCCGGGCAAGCCCGACCAATCGGTGGCCAGCGTTTCTCCTGACGGACTGAAAAGCCCCGACTGCAGGAGGGACGAGGCGGAGGCAGAGATGGTGGTGCGGCCCAAAATCAGGAAGCAGACGAGCGAAGGCCATCTAGAGAAGAGGAAGTGCTCCCAGCCAGAAGCCCGCCACCCGCTCGCCCGACAGCAGGGCGGCAGCAAGTGCGGTTCGGCCCCGCCTTTCTTTTTGACGCAAACGGAAAGGCCCAGAAACGAGTTCCTCTTCGATTTCCCGCTGACAGACTTTAAGGCTAGTGAGTCCAAACCCCTGAAGGTCCAGAGGGAAGACCTGGACTCCTACTGCAGAAGGAAACCAGATACTGAAGACAAGTTTTGGGAAAACCTAGAGGACTTTGATGAGAAATGCGTCTCACTCATGAAAGGAGACAACAG CTCGGAGTGCAGCGAGGGCGAGTGGTCGGCCTCATGGACCTCGGACTCGGGCTTGGAGAAGGAGCCCGGCTCCAGCGAGGGGAGCTGGGAGACGCTGCCCGGCCTGGAGGAGCCAGAGCtccacagcaacagcagcagcctgGAGGACGTCCCCGAGCTCAACTTTGTCCCTGA GGACCAGACCCCGCTGGAAGAAGGCGAGATCCCCTGGCTTTCATACCAGGAGGAGACGGACAGCAGCAGTGACGAGGATCCCGAAGGAGCTGGCAGCCGCTTTGTCCACCCGGGTCTCTTTATGCTCGACGGAAACAACAACTTTGAGGATGACTCCAGTGTGAGCGAGGACTTTGAGGCTGACTGGAG GCTGCTGGACGACTTTGGAGACGGCTTGGGCATGGCACAGGCCATATCCTACGTGGATCCACAGCTGCTGGCTTACATGGCACTTGAAGAACGACTAGCCCAGGCAATGGAG GCTGCACTGGCCCACCTGGAGTCTCTGGCCATTGACGTGGAACAGGCCCACCCTCCAGCCACTGAGGACGTCATTGACAGCTTGCCACAGATCACTGTGCTGGAGGACCACTATG GTCAGGACCAGTGCTGTGCCATCTGCTGCTGTGAGTATGTGAAAGATGAGATCACCACCGAGCTGCCCTGCCATCACATCTTCCACAAGATCTGCGTTACGCTTTGGCTGCGGAAG TCTGGGACGTGCCCAGTGTGCCGCCATGTTCTGTCTCCCGCCCTCCCCGACGCCCCCGTGCCCACCTCCTTCGTCTCGGATCACGACACCCCCCCGTCTAACCACAGCGCAGCGGGAACGCGATGA
- the pja2 gene encoding E3 ubiquitin-protein ligase Praja-2 isoform X1, which produces MGQESGKSAWPKPAGGYQTITGRRYGRRHAYVSFRPSLARHRKASKENHEDWQEMEMNNVDGENAISSKGNLSSMLQAIFPVTNNSVHPEVNGPGLSPDAPRKQPAADPSVFSYRKLKGEQAMACDSEPSSGSSKSSEACAWPAFEDEDSNPSNGSLLSFVNIDSYEPDSSDAEDDGLSADPSLGLQKRLDDMICELGKEFDYLSGLQSYLYTKSCEEPKAPQKDGGELRPDASAFHRSTSEGEEAAGAAHHPGDGPGKPDQSVASVSPDGLKSPDCRRDEAEAEMVVRPKIRKQTSEGHLEKRKCSQPEARHPLARQQGGSKCGSAPPFFLTQTERPRNEFLFDFPLTDFKASESKPLKVQREDLDSYCRRKPDTEDKFWENLEDFDEKCVSLMKGDNSSECSEGEWSASWTSDSGLEKEPGSSEGSWETLPGLEEPELHSNSSSLEDVPELNFVPEDQTPLEEGEIPWLSYQEETDSSSDEDPEGAGSRFVHPGLFMLDGNNNFEDDSSVSEDFEADWRLLDDFGDGLGMAQAISYVDPQLLAYMALEERLAQAMEAALAHLESLAIDVEQAHPPATEDVIDSLPQITVLEDHYVCLRASGQDQCCAICCCEYVKDEITTELPCHHIFHKICVTLWLRKSGTCPVCRHVLSPALPDAPVPTSFVSDHDTPPSNHSAAGTR; this is translated from the exons aTGGGTCAGGAATCAGGCAAGTCTGCCTGGCCCAAACCAGCTGGAGGCTATCAGACGATCACGGGGAGGAGATACGGCAGGAGACATGCATATGTTAGCTTTCGGCCGTCGTTGGCCAGACACAGAAAAGCATCCAAAGAGAACCACGAGGACTGGCAGGAAATGGAGATGAACAATGTGGATGGCGAGAATGCTATAT CTTCAAAAGGAAACCTTTCTTCAATGCTCCAAGCCATCTTCCCCGTGACCAACAATTCGGTTCACCCAGAAGTGAACGGGCCAGGGCTGAGCCCGGACGCCCCCAGGAAGCAGCCGGCCGCGGACCCCTCCGTCTTCAGCTACAGGAAGCTGAAGGGCGAGCAGGCCATGGCCTGCGACTCGGAGCCTTCGTCTGGCTCCAGTAAGAGCTCGGAGGCCTGCGCGTGGCCCGCCTTCGAGGACGAGGACAGTAACCCGTCCAACGGCAGCCTGCTGAGCTTTGTAAATATTGACTCTTACGAGCCGGACAGCAGCGACGCGGAGGATGACGGGCTGAGTGCCGACCCCTCGCTGGGCCTGCAGAAAAGGCTGGACGATATGATCTGCGAACTGGGAAAGGAGTTTGACTACCTCAGCGGTTTGCAGTCTTACTTGTATACAAAGTCGTGCGAGGAGCCAAAGGCCCCCCAGAAGGACGGCGGCGAGCTGAGGCCGGACGCCTCGGCCTTTCACAGGAGCACCTCCGAGGGCGAGGAGGCCGCCGGCGCGGCGCACCACCCCGGCGACGGGCCGGGCAAGCCCGACCAATCGGTGGCCAGCGTTTCTCCTGACGGACTGAAAAGCCCCGACTGCAGGAGGGACGAGGCGGAGGCAGAGATGGTGGTGCGGCCCAAAATCAGGAAGCAGACGAGCGAAGGCCATCTAGAGAAGAGGAAGTGCTCCCAGCCAGAAGCCCGCCACCCGCTCGCCCGACAGCAGGGCGGCAGCAAGTGCGGTTCGGCCCCGCCTTTCTTTTTGACGCAAACGGAAAGGCCCAGAAACGAGTTCCTCTTCGATTTCCCGCTGACAGACTTTAAGGCTAGTGAGTCCAAACCCCTGAAGGTCCAGAGGGAAGACCTGGACTCCTACTGCAGAAGGAAACCAGATACTGAAGACAAGTTTTGGGAAAACCTAGAGGACTTTGATGAGAAATGCGTCTCACTCATGAAAGGAGACAACAG CTCGGAGTGCAGCGAGGGCGAGTGGTCGGCCTCATGGACCTCGGACTCGGGCTTGGAGAAGGAGCCCGGCTCCAGCGAGGGGAGCTGGGAGACGCTGCCCGGCCTGGAGGAGCCAGAGCtccacagcaacagcagcagcctgGAGGACGTCCCCGAGCTCAACTTTGTCCCTGA GGACCAGACCCCGCTGGAAGAAGGCGAGATCCCCTGGCTTTCATACCAGGAGGAGACGGACAGCAGCAGTGACGAGGATCCCGAAGGAGCTGGCAGCCGCTTTGTCCACCCGGGTCTCTTTATGCTCGACGGAAACAACAACTTTGAGGATGACTCCAGTGTGAGCGAGGACTTTGAGGCTGACTGGAG GCTGCTGGACGACTTTGGAGACGGCTTGGGCATGGCACAGGCCATATCCTACGTGGATCCACAGCTGCTGGCTTACATGGCACTTGAAGAACGACTAGCCCAGGCAATGGAG GCTGCACTGGCCCACCTGGAGTCTCTGGCCATTGACGTGGAACAGGCCCACCCTCCAGCCACTGAGGACGTCATTGACAGCTTGCCACAGATCACTGTGCTGGAGGACCACTATG TGTGTTTGCGCGCCTCAGGTCAGGACCAGTGCTGTGCCATCTGCTGCTGTGAGTATGTGAAAGATGAGATCACCACCGAGCTGCCCTGCCATCACATCTTCCACAAGATCTGCGTTACGCTTTGGCTGCGGAAG TCTGGGACGTGCCCAGTGTGCCGCCATGTTCTGTCTCCCGCCCTCCCCGACGCCCCCGTGCCCACCTCCTTCGTCTCGGATCACGACACCCCCCCGTCTAACCACAGCGCAGCGGGAACGCGATGA